A region of Ochotona princeps isolate mOchPri1 chromosome 2, mOchPri1.hap1, whole genome shotgun sequence DNA encodes the following proteins:
- the LYPLA2 gene encoding acyl-protein thioesterase 2 — translation MCGNTMSVPLLTDAATVSGAERETAAVIFLHGLGDTGHSWADALSTIRLPHVKYICPHAPRIPVTLNMKMVMPSWFDLMGLSPDAPEDEAGIKKAAENIKALIEHEMKNGIPANRIVLGGFSQGGALSLYTALTCPHPLAGIVALSCWLPLHRAFPQAANGSAKDLAILQCHGELDPMVPVRFGALTAEKLRSVVTPARVQFKTYPGVMHSSCPQEMAAVKEFLEKLLPPI, via the exons ATGTGCGGTAACACCATGTCTGTGCCCCTGCTCACTGACGCCGCCACTGTGTCTGGAGCTGAGCGGGAAACGGCCGCG GTTATTTTCTTACATGGACTTGGAGACACAGG GCACAGCTGGGCTGACGCCCTCTCTACCATCCGGCTCCCGCACGTCAAGTACATCTGTCCCCATGC GCCCAGGATTCCCGTGACCCTCAACATGAAGATGGTGATGCCCTCCTG GTTTGACCTGATGGGGCTGAGCCCAGACGCCCCAGAGGACGAGGCTGGCATCAAGAAGGCAGCGGAAAACA TCAAGGCCTTGATCGAGCACGAGATGAAGAATGGGATCCCCGCCAATCGGATCGTCCTGGGAGGCTTTTCCCAG ggTGGGGCCCTGTCCCTCTACACAGCCCTCACCTGTCCCCACCCTCTGGCTGGCATCGTGGCACTGAGCTGCTGGCTGCCCCTGCACCGGGCTTTCCCCCAG GCAGCCAACGGCAGTGCCAAGGACCTGGCCATCCTTCAGTGCCATGGGGAGCTGGACCCCATGGTGCCCGTACGGTTTGGGGCCTTGACAGCTGAGAAGCTGCGGTCTGTCGTCACTCCCGCCAGGGTCCAGTTCAAAACATACCCAGGTGTCATGCATAGCTCCTGCCCGCAG GAGATGGCAGCCGTGAAGGAGTTTCTGGAGAAGCTGCTGCCTCCTATCTGA
- the GALE gene encoding UDP-glucose 4-epimerase, giving the protein MGEKVLVTGGAGYIGSHTVLELLEAGYSPVVIDNFHNAIRGEDALPESLRRVQELTGRPVEFEEMDILDQAALQRLFTKHSFVAVIHFAGLKAVGESVQKPLDYYRVNLTGTIQLLEIMRRYGVKNLVFSSSATVYGNPQYLPLDEAHPTGGCTNPYGKSKFFIEEMIRDLCRADKAWNAVLLRYFNPTGAHASGCIGEDPQGVPNNLMPYVSQVAIGRREALNVFGNDYDTEDGTGVRDYIHVVDLAKGHIAALKKLKEQCGCRIYNLGTGTGYSVLQMVQAMEKASGKKIPYKVVARREGDVAACYANPRLAHEELGWTAALGLDRMCEDLWRWQKQNPAGFGAQA; this is encoded by the exons ATGGGGGAGAAGGTGCTGGTGACAGGTGGCGCGGGCTACATTGGCAGCCACACGGTGCTAGAGCTGCTGGAGGCCGGCTACTCGCCCGTGGTTATCGACAACTTCCACAACGCCATCCGCG gAGAGGACGCCCTGCCCGAGAGCCTGCGGCGGGTCCAGGAGCTGACAGGCCGTCCGGTGGAGTTTGAGGAGATGGACATCCTGGACCAGGCTGCCCTGCAGCGCCTCTTCACAAAG CATAGCTTCGTGGCCGTCATCCACTTCGCAGGGCTCAAGGCTGTGGGCGAGTCAGTGCAAAAGCCCCTGGACTACTACAGGGTCAATCTGACTGGGACCATCCAGCTTCTAGAG ATCATGAGGCGCTACGGGGTCAAGAACCTGGTGTTTAGCAGCTCGGCCACCGTGTACGGGAACCCCCAGTACCTGCCTCTGGATGAGGCCCACCCCACAGGGGGCTGTACCAACCCCTATGGCAAGTCCAAGTTCTTCATCGAAGAGATGATCCGGGACCTGTGCCGGGCAGACAAG GCCTGGAACGCGGTGTTGCTGCGCTATTTCAACCCCACAGGGGCCCACGCCTCTGGGTGCATTGGTGAGGACCCCCAGGGCGTCCCCAACAACCTCATGCCCTACGTCTCGCAG GTGGCGATCGGGCGCCGGGAGGCCCTCAACGTCTTTGGCAATGACTACGACACGGAGGATGGCACAG GCGTCCGGGATTACATCCACGTGGTGGATCTAGCCAAGGGCCACATCGCAGCCTTGAAGAAGCTGAAGGAGCAGTGTGGCTGCCGG ATCTACAACCTGGGCACTGGCACCGGCTACTCAGTGCTGCAGATGGTCCAAGCCATGGAAAAGGCCTCTGGGAAGAAG ATTCCATACAAGGTGGTGGCACGGCGGGAAGGTGATGTGGCTGCCTGCTATGCCAACCCCAGATTGGCCCATgaggagctgggctggacagCAGCCTTGGGACTAGACAGGATGT GTGAAGATTTGTGGCGCTGGCAGAAGCAGAATCCTGCAGGCTTTGGTGCCCAGGCCTGA